A section of the Spirosoma pollinicola genome encodes:
- a CDS encoding Gfo/Idh/MocA family protein, with translation MENSRREFIKKAALGTAGVTLGGLATGMSAKSYAKIIGANERLNIAIAGLGRRLPAYYEPISKKESNVELVYLCDVMKKQREAAVQKFSKHITYTPKLENDIRKVIADKNVDVLINATPDHWHAPGTWLAVQGGKHVYVEKPCSHNPREGEILMEIQKKYGKIIQMGNQQRSSPESIDIINQIHNGVIGKAFKAVAFYANSRGEVPIPKKAPVPEGLDWDLFQGPAPRTAYTHDTWDYNWHWYGWQYGTAEAGNNATHELDMARWALQVEYPEFVMVEAAKRYFPEDGWAVYDTMDATYRFPGDKIIKWDGNSRNGYKTYGTDRGTVIYGTNGSVYVDRDGYTLFSRDGKTIKASKAKGSESGTALGGGGDMTTLHMMNFFEAVRGKAKQNSTIDDGAKSTLLCHLANISYRTNKSFAVDPKNGHIKDAEAMKLWSRQYEKGWEPSV, from the coding sequence ATGGAAAATTCACGTAGAGAGTTTATTAAAAAAGCCGCTTTAGGAACAGCGGGTGTCACATTGGGTGGTTTGGCTACTGGTATGTCGGCTAAAAGTTATGCCAAAATTATAGGTGCCAACGAACGGCTGAATATTGCCATTGCCGGATTGGGACGGCGGTTACCCGCCTACTACGAACCGATTTCGAAAAAAGAAAGCAACGTCGAGCTGGTTTACTTATGTGATGTAATGAAGAAGCAGCGGGAAGCCGCCGTTCAGAAGTTTTCCAAACACATCACATACACACCTAAGCTGGAAAATGATATTCGCAAGGTCATTGCCGACAAGAATGTCGATGTGCTCATTAACGCCACGCCCGATCACTGGCACGCACCCGGCACCTGGTTGGCCGTGCAGGGAGGTAAGCACGTTTACGTCGAAAAACCGTGCAGCCACAACCCACGCGAAGGCGAAATTCTGATGGAAATTCAGAAAAAATACGGTAAGATCATTCAGATGGGCAACCAGCAACGGTCTTCGCCGGAGTCGATTGACATTATCAACCAGATTCATAACGGTGTTATTGGGAAAGCATTTAAGGCCGTTGCGTTCTATGCCAATTCACGTGGCGAAGTACCCATTCCGAAAAAAGCACCTGTACCCGAAGGTCTGGATTGGGATTTGTTTCAGGGACCAGCACCACGTACTGCCTATACGCACGACACCTGGGATTATAACTGGCACTGGTATGGCTGGCAATACGGCACCGCCGAAGCCGGTAATAATGCTACGCACGAGTTGGACATGGCTCGCTGGGCCTTACAGGTCGAATACCCGGAATTTGTCATGGTCGAAGCGGCCAAACGCTATTTCCCCGAAGATGGCTGGGCTGTGTACGATACGATGGATGCCACTTACCGGTTTCCGGGTGATAAAATTATTAAGTGGGATGGCAACAGCCGGAATGGGTATAAAACGTACGGTACAGATCGGGGTACGGTTATTTATGGCACCAACGGCAGCGTTTATGTAGACCGGGATGGGTATACGCTCTTCAGCCGGGACGGTAAAACAATCAAAGCCAGCAAGGCGAAAGGATCGGAGTCGGGAACGGCCTTAGGGGGCGGGGGCGATATGACAACGCTCCACATGATGAACTTCTTCGAGGCTGTTCGGGGCAAAGCCAAACAGAATTCAACGATCGACGATGGGGCCAAGAGTACGCTGCTCTGTCATTTGGCAAACATCTCCTACCGCACCAATAAATCATTTGCTGTAGATCCGAAAAATGGACACATTAAAGACGCCGAAGCTATGAAGTTGTGGAGTCGGCAATATGAAAAAGGCTGGGAGCCAAGTGTTTAA
- a CDS encoding sugar phosphate isomerase/epimerase family protein: MTSRRSFLKNTSGCMALASISPGIAQAGAPETRGSATDDLFKLGMAGFSFVNFKLDQALEMMKKTDVHYLCIKDFHLPYASTADEIKAFHEKLKQSGVTGYAVGPIYMKTKQDIDNGFDYAKRVGVNLIVGIPNLEDLPYIDTKVKEYNMRYAIHNHGPDIKLFPSATSVYTAVKDLDARIGLCFDMGHDKRYGDDPIADLEKYAKRIFDIHLKNVTAASKEGTTCELGRGVIDIPAFVAMLRKVKYDGSCSLEYEKDMKDPLAGIAESVGYFKGVCDASRSGKRKV, encoded by the coding sequence ATGACCTCAAGACGATCCTTTTTGAAAAATACCAGCGGCTGTATGGCCCTGGCCAGTATAAGCCCGGGGATAGCACAGGCCGGTGCCCCTGAAACGCGCGGTTCCGCCACCGACGATTTATTCAAGCTGGGAATGGCAGGCTTCAGCTTCGTTAATTTTAAGCTGGATCAGGCACTTGAGATGATGAAAAAGACCGACGTACATTATTTGTGCATTAAGGACTTTCATCTTCCATATGCCAGTACCGCCGATGAGATTAAGGCGTTTCATGAAAAGCTGAAACAGTCGGGCGTAACGGGTTATGCCGTGGGGCCGATCTACATGAAAACGAAACAGGACATCGACAACGGGTTCGACTACGCGAAGCGCGTGGGCGTGAATTTGATAGTCGGTATTCCCAATCTGGAAGATTTGCCGTACATCGATACAAAAGTGAAAGAGTATAACATGCGGTATGCCATACATAACCACGGCCCCGACATTAAACTGTTTCCGAGTGCCACATCGGTATACACGGCGGTGAAGGACCTGGATGCACGCATTGGCCTTTGTTTCGATATGGGGCACGATAAGCGGTATGGCGATGACCCGATTGCGGATCTGGAAAAATACGCCAAACGTATTTTCGACATACACTTAAAAAACGTCACGGCGGCTTCAAAAGAAGGCACTACCTGCGAGTTGGGCCGGGGCGTAATCGATATTCCGGCGTTTGTGGCCATGTTGCGCAAGGTGAAATACGATGGCTCATGTAGTCTAGAATATGAAAAAGATATGAAAGACCCACTGGCTGGTATTGCCGAATCTGTCGGTTATTTCAAAGGTGTTTGTGATGCCTCCAGATCAGGCAAACGGAAGGTGTAA
- a CDS encoding CsbD family protein: protein MNETTIKGGWNELKGKIKQAYGDLTDDDLTYQEGQEDEMWGKVQQKTGKTKDEIHKAIADL from the coding sequence ATGAACGAGACAACCATTAAAGGAGGCTGGAACGAATTGAAAGGTAAAATCAAACAAGCCTACGGCGACTTAACCGACGACGATCTAACCTACCAGGAAGGCCAGGAAGACGAAATGTGGGGCAAAGTCCAACAGAAGACCGGCAAAACGAAAGACGAAATCCATAAGGCAATTGCCGATTTATAA
- a CDS encoding TolC family protein: MNRFAIIGLLVCSLTARAQTVISSVQEAITVARHNNQDLLNARQNSTIQAQQRTASRAALLPQGRLFTNFDYNYALPVQLVPAEFLGGKPGEFRTLQFGLPYVLAAGAEVTVPVINRPARADLGIVEQNIRIIDDQNLVLQDEISTQTARVYHAVLLTRSAIAITRRNLLATDTLTQIAHDRLEKGLIEPLEYNRIHSIQLTTADVLYQNELAFVRNRNQLKLLLGLTLADSVALVEELAIRPASLAVPASAITFVERPQITLQQARIELARLQLNRERLQRWPTLAAYGRYTQQAQRSAINFLSTSQPWYQIGVAGLQFNWAFYSGGLRNSNQARARLQVKLAQSQLAYEQNRQQVDNEDVRNTYNQATRSLDLNRQNYELSNQNVQIALVKYKSGLFAYDQYLNVFNEALTAQNRFLNNLSNVFINQTILQIRTGQ; the protein is encoded by the coding sequence ATGAATCGGTTTGCCATCATCGGCTTGTTAGTTTGCTCCCTCACTGCCCGCGCACAAACGGTTATTTCTTCGGTTCAGGAAGCGATAACAGTAGCACGACACAACAATCAGGACTTACTAAACGCTCGCCAGAATAGTACCATACAAGCCCAGCAACGAACAGCCAGCCGCGCTGCTTTATTACCCCAGGGGAGGCTCTTCACTAATTTTGACTACAACTATGCCTTGCCTGTCCAGCTCGTGCCCGCCGAATTTCTGGGCGGGAAACCGGGCGAGTTTCGGACGTTGCAATTTGGACTTCCGTATGTGCTGGCGGCTGGTGCCGAAGTGACGGTCCCGGTAATTAATCGACCTGCACGGGCCGATTTAGGAATTGTTGAACAGAATATTCGGATTATAGACGACCAGAATCTGGTATTACAGGATGAAATTTCGACCCAAACGGCCCGCGTCTATCATGCGGTCCTGTTAACCCGCTCGGCCATTGCCATTACCCGACGTAATTTATTGGCCACCGATACATTGACGCAAATTGCCCATGATCGGCTGGAGAAAGGCCTGATTGAGCCGCTGGAATACAACCGAATTCATTCCATCCAGTTAACAACGGCCGATGTTCTGTATCAAAACGAACTGGCCTTTGTCCGGAATCGCAATCAACTCAAACTGCTCCTGGGTCTGACGCTGGCCGACAGTGTAGCCCTGGTCGAGGAATTAGCCATCCGTCCTGCCAGTCTGGCAGTTCCGGCATCGGCAATAACATTCGTTGAGCGGCCACAGATTACCCTGCAACAAGCCCGAATCGAACTGGCACGTTTGCAACTCAATCGCGAACGGCTGCAACGATGGCCAACACTTGCGGCATACGGGCGCTATACCCAGCAGGCCCAGCGAAGTGCCATTAATTTCCTGAGCACCAGCCAGCCATGGTATCAGATTGGTGTGGCAGGACTACAGTTCAACTGGGCATTTTATTCGGGTGGGCTGCGAAACAGCAATCAGGCCCGCGCCCGTCTCCAAGTTAAATTGGCACAGTCGCAACTGGCCTATGAGCAAAACCGGCAACAGGTTGATAATGAAGACGTCCGAAACACGTATAATCAGGCCACTCGGTCGCTGGACCTGAACCGGCAGAATTATGAACTCAGCAATCAGAATGTGCAGATTGCTTTAGTCAAATACAAGTCGGGGCTGTTTGCCTACGATCAGTATCTAAACGTGTTCAACGAAGCGCTGACGGCTCAGAATCGATTCCTGAACAACCTGTCGAATGTATTCATCAATCAAACGATCTTACAGATCAGAACCGGGCAATAA